The Coccidioides posadasii str. Silveira chromosome 3, complete sequence genome contains a region encoding:
- a CDS encoding uncharacterized protein (EggNog:ENOG410PQ9V~COG:S~BUSCO:15846at33183), producing MSSYFFSGHHPHQPQQHQHQHPPPPTHIAQHTSHTHHGGRSRRAQKMGGQNSHRQFRGVKSMRELAEAPAITAFRARFEAGRSFDLDDDLEFCPGLLTEDDLQSIASSVSDRSSLASASPDSSPLQHQIQPTQQVAPAISLSPASINSYNSNSFNQMKIHQPSAVRTKNAIPIVNPSTGMRVSSPPSTISPGMMQSDQRRW from the exons ATgtcttcatacttcttctcGGGACACCACCCACATCAGCCccagcagcaccagcatCAACACCCGCCACCCCCAACCCACATTGCGCAACACACCTCCCATACTCATCATGGTGGTCGCTCTCGTCGTGCGCAGAAGATGGGTGGCCAGAACTCCCATAGGCAGTTCCGTGGTGTGAAAAGTATGAGGGAATTGGCCGAGGCTCCTGCCATCACAGCTTTCCGTGCCAGATTCGAGGCTGGTCGTTCCTTTGACCTCGACGATGATCTGGAGTTTTGCCCCGGTCTCTTGACTGAGGACGAT ttgCAATCCATTGCGTCTTCTGTTTCAGACCGTTCGTCCCTCGCCAGCGCCTCGCCCGATTCTTCACCTCTTCAGCACCAGATTCAGCCGACGCAGCAGGTCGCCCCAGCTATTTCGCTTTCTCCCGCTTCAATTAATTCCTACAACTCGAATAGTTTTAATCAGATGAAGATCCATCAACCATCAGCGGTCCGAACAAAAAATGCCATTCCAATCGTCAATCCAAGCACTGGCATGCGCGTCTCGAGCCCCCCGTCCACCATCTCACCCGGCATGATGCAGTCTGACCAGCGTCGATGGTAA